A genomic stretch from Harpia harpyja isolate bHarHar1 chromosome 20, bHarHar1 primary haplotype, whole genome shotgun sequence includes:
- the RAB24 gene encoding ras-related protein Rab-24 has protein sequence MSGRRVDAKVVLLGQEGVGKSSLVERCAHRRFRPGPYQNTIGAAFVAKVMSVGDQTVTLGIWDTAGSERYEAMSRIYYRGARAAVVCYDLTDSSSFQRAKFWVNELQNCEEGCRIYLCGTKSDLLEEDRRKRGVDFHDVQDYADEIKAELFETSSKTGQSVDELFQKVAEDYVHFTAFQVMTEEKGVDLGQRSGAYFYSCCHH, from the exons atgAGCGGTCGGCGGGTGGACGCCAAggtggtgctgctggggcaggagggcgTGGGCAAGAGCAGCCTGGTGGAGCGCTGCGCCCACCGCCGCTTCCGGCCCGGGCCCTACCAGAAC ACGATCGGAGCCGCCTTCGTGGCTAAGGTGATGTCCGTGGGGGACCAGACGGTGACCCTGGGGATCTGG GACACGGCTGGTTCGGAGCGCTACGAGGCCATGAGCCGCATCTACTACCGCGGGGCACGGGCCGCTGTCGTCTGCTACG ATCTCACCgacagcagcagcttccagcgaGCCAAGTTCTGGGTGAACGAGCTGCAGAACTGCGAGGAG GGCTGCCGGATCTACCTGTGCGGCACCAAGAGCGACTTGCTGGAGGAGGACAGGAGGAAGCGGGGGGTTGACTTCCATGACGTGCAGGACTACGCTGACG AGATCAAGGCAGAGCTCTTCGAGACCTCCAGTAAGACGGGCCAGAGCGTGG ATGAGCTGTTCCAGAAGGTGGCTGAGGACTACGTCCACTTCACCGCCTTCCAGGTGATGACAG AGGAGAAAGGTGTTGACCTGGGCCAGAGGAGCGGCGCCTACTTCTACAGCTGCTGCCACCACTGA
- the PRELID1 gene encoding PRELI domain-containing protein 1, mitochondrial, which translates to MGKYCASLGVLKGPWDQVFAAFWQRYPNPYSKHVLTEDIVHREVTADHKLLSRRLLTKTNRMPRWAERFFPANVAHSVYILEDSIVDPKNRTMTTFTWNINHARLMVVEERCVYQVNPENSNWTEVKREAWVSSSLFGVSRAVQEFGLARFKSNVTKSTKGFEYVLARMQGEAPSKTLVETAKEATEKAKETALAATEKAKDLASKAATKKKQYV; encoded by the exons ATGGGGAAGTACTGCGCCAGCCTGGGCGTCCTCAAGGGGCCCTGGGACCAGGTCTTCGCCGCCTTCTGGCAGCGCTACCCCAACCCCTACAG CAAACATGTCCTGACTGAAGATATCGTGCACCGGGAGGTGACGGCGGACCACAAGCTGCTCTCCCGGCGGCTCCTGACCAAGACCAACCGGATGCCCCGCTGGGCAGAGCGCTTCTTCCCGGCCAATGTCGCCCACTCCGTCTACATCCTGGAGGACTCTATCGTGGACCCCAAGAACCGAACCATGACCACATTCACCTGGAACATCAACCACGCGCGTCTCATG GTGGTGGAGGAGCGCTGCGTGTACCAGGTGAACCCGGAGAACAGCAACTGGACTGAGGTCAAGCGGGAAGCCTGGGTCTCATCCAGCCTGTTTGGTGTCTCGCGGGCTGTCCAG GAGTTTGGTCTGGCCAGGTTCAAAAGCAACGTGACCAAGAGCACTAAGGGATTTGAATACGTGCTAGCAAGAATGCAAG GAGAAGCTCCATCCAAAACATTGGTGGAGACAGCTAAGGAAGCGACCGAGAAAGCCAAGGAGACGGCTCTGGCTGCTACGGAGAAAGCCAAGGACTTGGCGAGCAAGGCAGCCACCAAGAAGAAGCAGTACGTGTGA
- the MXD3 gene encoding max dimerization protein 3, translating into MEPAVTSIQVLLQAAEFLERRERGAVGPRYPPCLAEAEHGYASLCPARSRRAVGSVRSVHNALEKHRRAQLRRCLERLKQQVPVGAGPARSTTLSLLHRARLHIQRLEEQELRARRAKDRLRNRQRSLRRRLERLLSPTGGERARADSLDSSQLSEPSEGEDAEIEGDGAVFSGDLLPGFCTGRDHSYSSPRSPAS; encoded by the exons ATGGAGCCGGCGGTCACCAGCATCCAGGTGCTGCTGCAGGCGGCCGAGTTCCTGGagcggcgggagcgcggggcgGTCGGTCCCCGGTACCCGCCGTGCCTGGCCGAGGCCGAGCACGGCTACGCCTCGCTCTGCCCCGCGCGGTCCCGCCGGGCCGTGGGCAGCGTCAG GTCGGTGCACAACGCGCTGGAGAAGCACAG GAGAGCCCAGCTCCGGCGCTGCCTGGAGCGGCTGAAGCAGCAGGTGCCGGTAGGCGCGGGGCCGGCCCGTTCCACCACGCTGAGCCTCCTGCACCGTGCCCGGCTTCACATCCAG AGGCTGGAGGAGCAAGAGCTGAGGGCACGGAGGGCCAAGGACCGCCTGCGTAACCGGCAGCGGAGCCTGCGGCGGCGGCTGGAACGGCTGCTCTCACCCACCGGAGGGGAACGGGCACGGGCAGACAGCCTAGACTCGTCCCAGCTCTCAGAGCCCTCCgagggag AGGATGCCGAGATAGAGGGGGATGGTGCGGTGTTCAGCGGGGACCTGCTGCCCGGCTTCTGCACCGGGAGGGACCACAGCTACTCCAGCCCTCGCAGCCCTGCGTCCTGA
- the LOC128155060 gene encoding lateral signaling target protein 2 homolog: protein MLPAALRRWLRRPKRSDSRLLSQFFFADERVTRVVAEINGLDAELDPQQYLVLLNQLHLSQAHLLAVLERIMEECIPTQRHSRDYLVKFPEELLVDNLGNHMLFAAECLLAGTFLEVEEADGAQLRPQARNLLCSLELVRTVLREQSLSQPGSYPEPVRAVLIQFDRLFAEFELSYVSSLVAVKSPEEIYRQQEIIVLFCETVERALRLGYLTQEMIDGYEPLLMFTIPRLAIISGLLIYPEGPLSLERSPEQMSQVFSPFYNLLKKIRDLLQVLSAEELCLLERSLCTAELEDSCVPATPPAWGAAMPRADPPAPWGLLEVAHATPPPPTCTTQPGPPGAVDNPGTDWQWGPQPPESSPGTGLDATPGARCLELRSRYSSTKDMLHTLFVCISGVADQLQTNFASDLRSILKTVFKIVASQAESSEEPSASQEEDSDPCTADAPRVADCPLCSSPTEAAGLRRAGACRLPEWVPDSTCSQCSACRSPFTLLRRRHHCRSCGKIFCARCSPHAVALPHYGQPKPVRVCTHCYTTHLSPTPRRARSQ, encoded by the exons ATGCTGCCCGCCGCCCTCCGCCGATGGCTGCGCCGGCCCAAG cGCTCCGACTCCCGCCTGCTCTCCCAGTTCTTCTTTGCCGACGAGAGGGTGACGCGGGTGGTGGCCGAGATCAATGGGCTGGATGCTGAGCTGGACCCGCAGCAGTACCTGGTGCTCCTCAACCAGCTCCACCTCAGCCAG gctCACCTGCTGGCCGTCCTGGAGCGGATCATGGAGGAGTGCATTCCCACACAGCGGCACAGCCGTGACTACCTGGTCAAGTTCCCTGAGGAGCTCTTAGTGGACAACCTGGGGAACCACATGTTGTTTGCCGCCGAG TGTCTCCTGGCTGGGACCTtcctggaggtggaggaggcggACGGGGCACAGCTGCGGCCCCAGGCCAGGAATCTACTGTGCAGCCTGGAGCTGGTGCGGACAGTGCTGCGGGAGCAGAGCCTGAGCCAGCCCGGCTCCTACCCGGAGCCCGTCCGGGCTGTGCTCATCCAGTTCGACCGGCTCTTCGCGGAGTTCGAGCTGAG CTATGTGTCCTCGCTGGTGGCAGTGAAGTCTCCCGAGGAGATCTACAGGCAGCAAGAGATCATTGTGCTTTTCTGTGAGACGGTGGAGAG AGCCCTGCGCCTGGGCTACTTGACCCAGGAGATGATCGATGGCTACGAACCGCTGCTGATGTTCACCATCCCTCGCCTGGCCATTATCAG TGGCCTCCTCATCTACCCCGAGGGTCCCCTCAGCCTGGAGCGGAGCCCTGAGCAGATGTCCCAGGTCTTCAGCCCTTTCTACAACCTCCTGAAGAAGATCAG GGACCTGCTGCAGGTGCTGTCGGCAgaggagctctgcctgctggagAGGAGCCTGTGCACAGCCGAACTGGAGGATTCCTGCGTTCCAgccacccccccagcctggggggcaGCCATGCCCAGAGCAGACCCCCCTGCTCCCTGGGGTCTGCTGGAGGTCGCCCAcgccaccccaccaccccccacctGCACGACGCAGCCGGGACCCCCCGGTGCAGTGGACAACCCGGGCACCGATTGGCAATGGGG CCCCCAGCCTCCCGAGAGCAGCCCGGGGACGGGGCTTGATGCCACCCCGGGTGCCCGCTGCTTAGAGCTGCGCTCCCGCTACAGCAGCACCAAGGACATGCTGCACACCCTCTTTGTCTGCATCTCGG GGGTGGCCGATCAGCTCCAGACCAACTTTGCCAGTGACCTGCGGAGCATCTTGAAAACGGTCTTCAAGATTGTTGCCTCGCAGGCAGAGTCCTCGGAGGAGCCGAGTGCCAGCC AAGAAGAGGACAGTGACCCATGTACAGCGGATGCTCCTCGTGTGGCTGACTGCCCCCTGTGCTCTAGCCCCACGGAGGCTGCCGGGCTCCGGAGGGCAG GTGCCTGCCGGCTGCCTGAGTGGGTGCCGGACAGCACATGCAGCCAGTGCTCTGCCTGCCGCTCGCCCTTCACCCTGCTGCGCCGCCGGCACCACTGCCGCAGCTGCGGGAAG ATCTTCTGTGCCCGATGCTCACCGCATGCCGTGGCGCTGCCACACTACGGCCAGCCGAAACCCGTGCGTGTCTGCACGCACTGCTACACCACGCACCTCTCGCCCACGCCACGGCGTGCCCGGAGCCAGTGA